The following nucleotide sequence is from Novipirellula galeiformis.
TTCTTTGTTGGCTCGCCCTGGCCACGCTCACAATCGGTGTTCCGACTTCAGCGACCGCAGATCAAGCCAGCCACGAAGCGACGTTCCGCGATGCGCTGCTGCCGCTATTGCGCACCTACTGCTTTGATTGTCATGATTCGGGGACTGAGCTCTCCTTGGTTGACGATGACTCGGCGGCCAAGATGCAGATGAATCGCGAGCTTTGGAAACGAGTGATCGCCCAAGTTCAACTTGGCAGCATGCCACCCGAAGATGGCGAAACGATGGACGCCGCGATTCGCCAGCGGATGGTTAAGCTGCTGGATGAAACGGCCAACGCCGTTGATTGTGTCCAGAACCCCAATGCCGGCAAAGTCGTCTTGCGACGATTGAATCGGGCGGAATACCGAAACACCATCAAAGATTTGCTGGAGGTCGACTACGAACCCGCCCGCGGATTTCCCGGCGACGATGTCGGCTACGGGTTTGACAACATTGGCGATGTTTTGTCCTTGCCACCTATTTTGTTGGAGAAGTACCTCGATGCGGCGGAAGCCATTTCCGGTCAAGCGATCGTGACTCCGTTGCCACCACGCATCTACGAACTTGAGGTGCCCGCCACCTCCTTGAAGGGAGCGGAGAAACTTTCACGTGGCAATCGCGTCTCGATGTCCAGCAAAGCCACCGTGTCGTTGGAACTCGATGTCCCGTTCACCGGTGAATACATTTTGACGATTTCGGCGAGCGGTGACCAAGGCGGCGATGAACCAGCGAAAATGCAGGTCGACTACGGTAAAGTGAACCGTGTGATCGACGTCCCGGCAACCCGCTCGGAAAGGTACGAAGTCCCATTTCGGCTTGCGCGCGGAACACGCAAAATTGACATCACGTTTATCAATGACTTTTATATCGCCGGAAAAGTCGATCGCAATTTGCATCTTTACCACGTTCATGTCTTTGGAACAGAAACGGAAGACGCGACGGAAGTGGTGTCCGAAAGTGATCTGCCCCCGATCCATAAAAAGATCTTGTTCACGCGGCCGAGCAAAACGGTGTCACCCGAGCACGCGACGGCCCAAGTGATCGCTCCGCTGGCCAGTCGGGCGTTTCGGCGACCCGCCACGAAAAATGAAGTCATGCGACTGACGCAATTGGCGTCCCAGGTCCGCTCCGACGGAGCAAGTTTTGAAGAGTCGATTCAAGTGGCTCTGCAAGCGATCTTGGTTTCACCCCACTTTTTGTTCAAGGTCGAACAACACGCTACACCCGATCCGTCGGGGGAATTGCCGCGAATCAATCAATATGAATTGGCCACTCGGATTTCGTATTTCCTGTGGAGCAGCATGCCCGATGACGAGTTGTTGTCGATGGCGCATCAAGGAAAACTCCATGATCGCCGAGAATTGCTGCGCAAGGTGGGCGATATGATTGTCGACCCACGATCGAATCAGTTCATCGAGAATTTTGCGGGCCAATGGCTCCAGCTTCGAAATTTGGAAACGGTGGATCCTGATGCGAGCGAATTCCCAGCATTCAATGACGAGATCCGTCAAGCGATGAGGCGAGAAACGCTGACGTTCGTTGCCGCGGTGATGCGTGAAAACCTACCGGTGACGTCGCTACTCGACGCAGACTTCACCTACTTGAACGAAGAACTGGCGGCCTTCTACGGCGTGGCCGGAGTGACCGGTAGCGAATATCGCAAAGTCTCGCTCGCAGGGACTCCACGGGGTGGGTTGTTGACGCATGCGAGTGTGTTGACTGTGACCAGCAATCCGACTCGCACCAGTCCCGTGAAGCGGGGGAAATGGATCCTCGACAATTTGCTCAATACGCCTCCTCCCCCAGCACCGCCAAACGTGCCCGAATTGGACAAGGGCAAATTGAGCGGCACGCTGCGTGAACAAATGGAACAACATCGTTCGAATCCCGCCTGTGCGGCCTGTCATAATATGATGGATCCGCTCGGCTTTGCACTAGAAAACTTTGATGCCATCGGTCGCTGGCGAACGAAGGATGGAAAGGACACGATTGACGCTTCGGGGAAATTACCCGATGGCACTCAGTTCAATGGCGCTGACGATCTTCGGCGCGTGCTGTCCAAAGAACGCAGTGAGCAATTCGTTCGTTGTTTGGCAGAGAAGATGCTGATCTATGCGACCGGGCGAGGAACGGAATATTATGATCGATGTGCAATCGACGCGATCATGGCGGAAATGAAAGAGCGAGACAATCGCTTCGCCTACCTGATTTCCGCAATCATCCAAAGTGAACCCTTCCAACGGCAAGGATCACGCGAATAGCCTTGTTTGCGTTGCCGTTAAGTTACAAACGCTTCCCTTCTCTTAAACGAGTCGATCTCACATGTTAAATTCACTCTCTCGGCGGACGATCTTACGTGGTGTTGGCGCGTCCCTTGCGTTGCCGTTATTGGATTCGATGTCGTCGACTCGCTTGCTAGCGGCCACCTCCACCGCGGCGGAGGTGCCATTGCGGATGGGATTCTTTTACGTTCCCAATGGGATGCACATGCCCGATTGGAAACCGCAAGAAGAAGGGGATGGTTACGCGTTGACGCCGACCTTGGAACGATTGGCCGAGCATCGTTCAAAGTTCAATGTGTTGACCGGTTTGACGCTCGATGGCGCAGCAGCGCACGGCGACGGAGGAGGCGACCATGCGCGTAGCGTGGCAGCGTTCCTTACCGGAGCTCATCCGAAGAAGACCAACGGGGCTGACATTCAAAACGGTGTCTCTGTCGATCAGGTCGCCGCAGAACAAATTGGCAGTGCATCGCGTTTCGGTTCCCTCGAATTGGGCTTAGAGGCGAGTGCCCAGGCCGGCAACTGTGACAGCGGTTATAGCTGTGCCTACGCGTCGAATATGTCGTGGCGTGGCCCCACCAATCCCATGGCCAAAGAGATTGATCCGGGGGCCTTGTTTGATCGCTTGTTCGCCGGGCAAACCGCTAAGGAAACCCGACGCGCTCAAAGCGTACGTGAAAAGTACCGAAAGAGTGTGCTTGACTTTGTACTCGAAGATGCCAAGCAACTTCATCAAACGTTGCCTGCAATCGATCGCCGCAAACTCGATGAGTACCTGTATTCGGTGCGTGACGTTGAAAAACGCCTCGCCGGTGCGGACCGCCTCACGATCTCCGAAGACGGGGTCCCCGATTACCCGCGTCCCAGCGGAGTACCGCACGAATTGAAAGAGCACGCCGAGTTGATGATGGACATGATTGCGTTGGCAATTCAAACCGATAGCTCGCGGATCATCTCGTTCATGTTTACCAACGCGGGCAGTAATCGCAGCTATCCTGAAATTGACGTCAAGTCAGGCCATCACGAATTGTCGCATCACGGCAAGAGCGAAGAGAAGCAAGCTCAGATCGC
It contains:
- a CDS encoding DUF1592 domain-containing protein, yielding MISIVRNPMTAIDAAFHWGVTNSMTTNPVRRFLCWLALATLTIGVPTSATADQASHEATFRDALLPLLRTYCFDCHDSGTELSLVDDDSAAKMQMNRELWKRVIAQVQLGSMPPEDGETMDAAIRQRMVKLLDETANAVDCVQNPNAGKVVLRRLNRAEYRNTIKDLLEVDYEPARGFPGDDVGYGFDNIGDVLSLPPILLEKYLDAAEAISGQAIVTPLPPRIYELEVPATSLKGAEKLSRGNRVSMSSKATVSLELDVPFTGEYILTISASGDQGGDEPAKMQVDYGKVNRVIDVPATRSERYEVPFRLARGTRKIDITFINDFYIAGKVDRNLHLYHVHVFGTETEDATEVVSESDLPPIHKKILFTRPSKTVSPEHATAQVIAPLASRAFRRPATKNEVMRLTQLASQVRSDGASFEESIQVALQAILVSPHFLFKVEQHATPDPSGELPRINQYELATRISYFLWSSMPDDELLSMAHQGKLHDRRELLRKVGDMIVDPRSNQFIENFAGQWLQLRNLETVDPDASEFPAFNDEIRQAMRRETLTFVAAVMRENLPVTSLLDADFTYLNEELAAFYGVAGVTGSEYRKVSLAGTPRGGLLTHASVLTVTSNPTRTSPVKRGKWILDNLLNTPPPPAPPNVPELDKGKLSGTLREQMEQHRSNPACAACHNMMDPLGFALENFDAIGRWRTKDGKDTIDASGKLPDGTQFNGADDLRRVLSKERSEQFVRCLAEKMLIYATGRGTEYYDRCAIDAIMAEMKERDNRFAYLISAIIQSEPFQRQGSRE
- a CDS encoding DUF1552 domain-containing protein; this encodes MLNSLSRRTILRGVGASLALPLLDSMSSTRLLAATSTAAEVPLRMGFFYVPNGMHMPDWKPQEEGDGYALTPTLERLAEHRSKFNVLTGLTLDGAAAHGDGGGDHARSVAAFLTGAHPKKTNGADIQNGVSVDQVAAEQIGSASRFGSLELGLEASAQAGNCDSGYSCAYASNMSWRGPTNPMAKEIDPGALFDRLFAGQTAKETRRAQSVREKYRKSVLDFVLEDAKQLHQTLPAIDRRKLDEYLYSVRDVEKRLAGADRLTISEDGVPDYPRPSGVPHELKEHAELMMDMIALAIQTDSSRIISFMFTNAGSNRSYPEIDVKSGHHELSHHGKSEEKQAQIAKINRFHLDRFNYLLTRLSSLSEGNGTVLDHCMLVYGSGISDGDRHNHDDLPILLAGNGGGRIKTGRHIRYENRTPLCNLYLWMLKEMGVKADKFGDSNAVLPNLA